In the Theobroma cacao cultivar B97-61/B2 chromosome 1, Criollo_cocoa_genome_V2, whole genome shotgun sequence genome, one interval contains:
- the LOC18612026 gene encoding proteasome subunit alpha type-4 — translation MSRRYDSRTTIFSPEGRLYQVEYAMEAIGNAGTAIGILSKDGVVLVGEKKVTSKLLQTSTSTEKMYKIDDHVACAVAGIMSDANILINTARVQAQRYTYAYQEPMPVEQLVQSLCDTKQGYTQFGGLRPFGVSFLFAGWDKNYGFQLYMSDPSGNYSGWKAAAIGANNQAAQSMLKQDYKDDIMREEAVQLALKVLSKTMDSTSLTSEKLELAEVFLTPSGNVKYQVCSPDSLSKLLLKFGVTQPAAEAS, via the coding sequence ATGTCTCGGAGATATGATAGCCGTACAACGATCTTCTCCCCTGAAGGTCGCCTTTACCAAGTTGAGTATGCAATGGAGGCCATTGGAAATGCTGGCACTGCGATTGGAATATTGTCAAAGGATGGTGTTGTCTTGGTTGGTGAAAAGAAAGTTACTTCCAAGCTTCTTCAAACCTCTACATCTACCGAGAAGATGTACAAGATTGATGATCATGTTGCTTGTGCTGTGGCGGGAATAATGTCTGATGCAAACATCCTCATCAACACTGCTAGGGTGCAAGCACAACGATACACATATGCTTACCAAGAGCCAATGCCTGTCGAACAGTTAGTTCAATCTCTTTGTGACACAAAGCAGGGTTACACACAGTTTGGTGGTCTCCGCCCCTTCGgtgtttcatttctttttgcaGGATGGGACAAAAATTATGGTTTTCAACTTTACATGAGTGATCCTAGTGGAAACTACAGTGGATGGAAAGCTGCAGCTATTGGTGCCAATAACCAGGCAGCACAGTCAATGTTAAAACAAGATTACAAGGACGATATCATGAGGGAAGAAGCAGTCCAACTTGCACTGAAGGTGCTCAGTAAAACCATGGACAGCACTAGCCTTACTTCAGAGAAGCTTGAATTGGCTGAGGTTTTCCTCACACCTTCTGGGAATGTAAAGTACCAGGTCTGCTCACCTGATTCTCTGAGTAAGTTGTTGCTGAAGTTTGGAGTGACCCAACCTGCTGCTGAGGCTTCCTGA
- the LOC18612027 gene encoding protein trichome birefringence-like 43 — translation MGKSTVIERWWLVTFASFIVVLLFFLNHSPGSNNISVLQNLTMPITATNGLAMPTMLSPLPPNITENEEPEKSPNQFPMSKLQSCIPQNENKDFTETSSSQIPLSGLQNPKLPDLSDFVKQATPSLQVTISGLQEAKRPSEITDKVEATTTSSSQTPLLDAQHHEPSKYNDDEEPITTEKEGKCNIFEGKWVYDPRESPLYDAAMCPFFSDTVSCRRNGRPDREYEKWRWEANDCKIPRFNAKDMLERLRGKRVVIVGDSINFSQFESLACLLYSAIPDRSYVDARSRVFRAESYNLVIQSHWAEFLVEVILNKTDGKKTLKLDSLVPTAWKWKDADIMVFNTGHWWVNRKRWDWFQYKRKVFDDMKIETAFKVAMKTWARWIDKNVDTNKTKVYFRSMSPPHFGKDWCYKATKPIMDESYQLTFGKSLKEIVEKTLEGMRTPVKYLNITKLSEYRADAHSSIYGTKQGKLLVATKQKPPAMVADCSHWCLPGVPDTWNHLLYASMVLDSSRDISTS, via the exons ATGGGCAAATCCACCGTCATTGAAAGATGGTGGCTTGTCACCTTCGCAAGCTTTATAGTCgtccttctctttttcctcaaTCACAGCCCCGGTAGCAACAATATATCAGTGCTTCAAAATCTGACAATGCCAATTACAGCTACCAATGGGCTCGCCATGCCTACCATGCTGTCTCCTTTGCCCCCAAACATTACTGAGAATGAGGAACCAGAAAAATCTCCTAATCAGTTTCCCATGTCCAAGTTGCAATCTTGCATACCACAGAACGAAAACAAAGATTTCACTGAAACATCCTCTTCGCAGATTCCTTTGTCAGGCTTGCAAAATCCAAAACTGCCCGACTTGTCTGATTTTGTGAAACAGGCAACCCCTTCTCTTCAGGTTACCATTTCAGGTTTGCAAGAGGCAAAACGACCATCAGAAATAACTGATAAAGTTGAAGCAACAACAACATCTTCTTCTCAGACTCCTTTGTTAGACGCGCAACATCACGAACCATCCAAAtacaatgatgatgaggaACCAATTACAACggagaaagaaggaaaatgcAATATCTTCGAAGGAAAATGGGTTTACGATCCTAGGGAAAGTCCACTATACGACGCGGCAATGTGTCCATTTTTTAGTGATACAGTGAGCTGCCGAAGGAATGGACGGCCAGACAGGGAATATGAAAAATGGAGGTGGGAAGCTAATGACTGCAAGATTCCTCG GTTTAACGCCAAGGACATGTTGGAGAGACTGAGAGGGAAGAGAGTTGTAATAGTTGGggattcgatcaactttagcCAATTTGAATCTCTTGCTTGCCTTTTGTATTCTGCTATACCTGATCGATCTTATGTCGATGCTCGGAGTCGGGTCTTCAGGGCAGAG TCTTATAACTTGGTTATTCAGTCTCACTGGGCTGAATTTCTTGTGGAAGTCATACTGAACAAAACAGATGGCAAAAAGACTTTAAAACTCGACTCACTTGTCCCCACTGCCTGGAAATGGAAAGATGCTGATATTATGGTGTTCAACACTGGTCACTGGTGGGTGAACCGCAAAAG GTGGGACTGGTTTCAGTACAAGCGGAAAGTGTTCGATGATATGAAGATTGAAACAGCGTTTAAGGTTGCAATGAAGACTTGGGCTCGTTGGATAGACAAAAACGTAGACACTAACAAAACAAAAGTCTACTTCAGGAGCATGTCCCCGCCGCACTTTGGGAAGGACTGGTGCTACAAAGCAACCAAGCCCATCATGGATGAGTCCTACCAATTAACATTCGGCAAATcactaaaagaaattgttgAGAAAACACTGGAAGGCATGAGGACGCCGGTGAAGTACTTGAACATCACAAAACTAAGCGAGTACCGGGCCGATGCCCATTCTTCCATTTACGGAACAAAGCAAGGGAAATTACTGGTGGCGACAAAACAAAAACCCCCAGCGATGGTGGCTGATTGTAGCCACTGGTGTTTGCCTGGTGTTCCTGATACGTGGAACCACCTACTTTATGCATCTATGGTCTTAGATAGCTCTAGGGACATTTCTACTTCCTGA
- the LOC18612028 gene encoding protein trichome birefringence-like 42, which yields MGTYSTIIERWWLVTFAGFILVLLLFISHSRNGYNISVLQNLTVPKTASTQYTMPDNMPSPISSDHIGNKEPEKSSDQYPKLTLQTCMPSNFTYSEKPATSSSQVPFSGHPHSEPSHISDNVKPVMPSRVPSLDFENSSPSNFTAGKIEPVTSSSQYHLSGSKNPKPSKVFDDVKPNLTEKKMGRCNIFEGKWVYDPGESPLYDSAMCPFFSDRASCQRNGRPDKEYERWRWQANECKIPRFDAKDMLERLRGKRVVLVGDSINFGQWESLACLLYSAIPDRSHVDARNRVFRAESYNLIIESRWAEFLVEVIVNKTSGKKILNLDSLSSSAWKWKGADIMVFNTGHWWMSRQRWDWFLYKKKLYTDMKLERAFKLAMQTWAGWIQKNVDTSKTTVFFRGMSPAHSGRNKCYRATQPIEDDQPFKLKYSESLIKGIVERTIQGMRTPVKYLNITKLTEYRKDAHSSIYWKQKQFRPGPDCSHWCLPGVPDTWNNLLYATMVFDSSSSSSSSSLA from the exons ATGGGCACCTATTCAACCATCATTGAAAGATGGTGGCTGGTCACCTTTGCAGGATTCATACTCGTCCTTCTCCTTTTCATCAGCCACAGCCGCAATGGCTACAACATATCTGTGCTTCAGAACCTGACAGTGCCAAAAACAGCTTCTACTCAGTATACCATGCCGGACAACATGCCGTCTCCAATATCTTCAGATCACATTGGTAATAAGGAACCAGAAAAATCTTCTGATCAGTATCCCAAGTTAACGTTGCAAACTTGTATGCCATCAAACTTTACTTATAGTGAGAAACCAGCAACATCTTCTTCTCAGGTTCCTTTTTCAGGCCACCCACATTCAGAACCATCACACATCTCTGATAATGTAAAACCGGTAATGCCTTCTCGGGTTCCCTCTTTAGACTTCGAAAATTCAAGCCCATCAAACTTTACAGCTGGTAAAATCGAACCGGTAACATCTTCTTCTCAGTATCATTTATCAGGCTCGAAAAACCCAAAACCATCAAAGGTTTTCGATGATGTAAAACCAAATTTAACGGAGAAGAAAATGGGAAGATGCAATATCTTTGAAGGAAAATGGGTTTACGATCCTGGGGAAAGTCCTCTGTATGATTCAGCGATGTGTCCATTTTTTAGTGATAGAGCTAGCTGCCAAAGGAATGGACGGCCAGACAAGGAATACGAAAGATGGAGGTGGCAAGCTAATGAGTGTAAGATCCCTAG GTTTGACGCCAAGGACATGCTAGAAAGACTTAGAGGTAAGAGAGTTGTACTAGTGGGGGACTCCATCAACTTTGGCCAATGGGAATCTCTTGCGTGTCTTCTTTATTCTGCTATACCTGATAGATCCCACGTTGATGCTCGAAATCGGGTCTTCAGAGCAGAG TCCTATAACTTGATAATAGAGTCTCGCTGGGCGGAATTTTTGGTGGAAGTAATAGTGAACAAGACTAGTGGGAAAAAGATATTAAACCTCGACTCTCTTTCCTCTTCTGCCTGGAAATGGAAAGGTGCAGATATTATGGTATTCAACACTGGTCACTGGTGGATGAGTCGCCAAAG GTGGGACTGGTTTCTATACAAAAAGAAGCTGTATACAGATATGAAGCTCGAAAGAGCATTCAAGCTTGCTATGCAAACTTGGGCTGGTTGGATCCAAAAAAATGTGGACACAAGCAAAACAACAGTCTTCTTCAGGGGCATGTCTCCGGCGCATTCCGGGAGAAACAAGTGCTACAGAGCAACCCAACCGATCGAGGATGATCAGCCTTTCAAACTGAAATATAGTGAATCACTGATCAAAGGCATTGTCGAGAGAACAATACAAGGCATGAGGACACCGGTGAAGTACTTGAACATCACAAAGCTAACAGAGTATCGAAAAGATGCGCATTCTTCAATTTATTGGAAGCAAAAGCAATTCAGGCCTGGGCCCGATTGCAGTCACTGGTGTTTGCCTGGTGTGCCTGACACCTGGAACAACCTTCTTTATGCAACCATGGTCTTTGATAGCTCTAGCTCTAGCTCTAGCTCTAGCTTggcataa
- the LOC18612029 gene encoding uncharacterized protein LOC18612029: MISMDLKGITWVGHVYEKFEAMCLEVEEVMYQDTVKYVENRVQTVGASVKKFYSGMMQDVMQDLLLPSSFEPMKAVAASDLPVEIYAETLKKPNVGLKEDAIQGDSEQLTEDSEVIADVNENAAHVPSSCQLHMVDNIFESCSGSFVERASSDLLSGEHNNRCTLNKTNVEHLLPAETSSEAGCVENEFGRMSSFCGNANANHEVSCHQIPATLTPVSVEEDDCDSIEESSNEIKSASDSVPEILPDGLHLVGIVEKNEMEMRCSSSIIESEESNGKLNWTKDASGSSTVGRKEIETVQQLDKIRVDESCFLVNGAELHFHPQREGKHKTYQRKIRDAISSRMRSARKKEYEQLPLWYGDDVKSDQDSEGSSTSALIREDTRRTLNHDVLDSEWELL; this comes from the exons ATGATCAGTATGGATTTAAAAGGTATAACCTGGGTGGGGCATgtatatgagaaatttgaagcCATGTGCCTAGAGGTGGAAGAAGTTATGTACCAG GACACAGTTAAATATGTTGAGAATCGGGTGCAGACTGTAGGTGCTAGTGTCAAAAAGTTCTACTCCGGTATGATGCAAGATGTGATGCAGGATTTGCTTCTTCCATCTTCTTTTGAGCCCATGAAAGCAGTGGCAGCCTCTGACTTGCCAGTAGAGATATATGCTGAGACATTAAAAAAGCCTAATGTAGGTTTAAAGGAGGATGCCATACAGGGTGATAGCGAGCAGTTGACTGAAGATTCAGAAGTAATTGCTGATGTTAATGAAAATGCTGCCCATGTGCCTTCGTCCTGCCAGCTTCACATGGTTGATAACATATTTGAATCCTGCTCTGGGAGTTTTGTGGAAAGAGCATCCTCTGACTTGCTTTCTGGGGAGCATAATAACAGGTGTACACTTAATAAGACAAATGTTGAGCATTTACTTCCAGCTGAGACATCTTCTGAAGCTGGTTGTGTGGAGAATGAGTTTGGCAGGATGTCATCATTTTGTGGGAATGCTAATGCAAATCATGAAGTGTCTTGTCACCAGATACCCGCAACATTAACCCCAGTTTCAGTTGAAGAAGATGATTGTGACTCCATAGAAGAAAGTTCTAATGAAATCAAAAGTGCAAGTGACTCTGTACCTGAAATTTTACCTGATGGTTTACACTTGGTTGGGATAGTTGAGAAAAACGAAATGGAGATGAGATGTTCATCCTCTATTATTGAATCAGAAGAATCAAATG GAAAATTAAACTGGACCAAGGATGCCTCAGGGAGCAGTACTGTTGGTAGAAAGGAAATTGAAACTGTTCAACAATTAGATAAAATACGAGTTGATGAAAGTTGTTTCCTGGTGAATGGAGCTGAACTTCATTTTCATCCTCAGAGGGAAGGCAAACACAAAACTTACCAG AGAAAGATTCGTGATGCAATTTCTTCAAGGATGAGGTCAGCAAGGAAAAAGGAATACGAACAACTTCCTCTATGGTATGGAGATGATGTAAAATCTGATCAAGACTCTGAGGGGAGTTCAACGTCAGCTCTAATAAGAGAGGATACAAGGAGAACACTTAATCATGATGTCCTGGATTCTGAGTGGGAGCTTCTCTAG